From one Mycobacterium colombiense CECT 3035 genomic stretch:
- a CDS encoding DUF2563 family protein codes for MFVDTDLLHSGGNQSHRAGGHAQDGADQLAGGTVASGMFGDFAAADAFHSAVAAAHGQHVKTLQGHSETLTGVGTKAHTAANGFTNMDKNNATEMQALRPSSGPSTQNV; via the coding sequence ATGTTCGTCGATACGGATCTTTTGCATTCGGGAGGCAATCAGTCACACCGCGCCGGTGGGCACGCCCAAGACGGCGCGGACCAATTGGCAGGCGGAACCGTGGCCTCGGGGATGTTCGGTGACTTCGCCGCGGCCGACGCCTTTCACAGCGCGGTCGCGGCCGCGCACGGCCAGCACGTGAAAACCCTGCAGGGCCACAGCGAGACGCTCACCGGCGTGGGCACCAAGGCGCACACCGCAGCCAACGGGTTCACCAACATGGATAAGAACAACGCCACCGAAATGCAGGCGCTGCGACCGAGTTCCGGTCCTTCAACGCAGAACGTCTAA
- a CDS encoding DUF5631 domain-containing protein, which translates to MAGASAASAAAGATAGTVSARTAEQQRLQRLVDAVARQEPRLSWAAGLRDDGTTTLLVTDLAGGWIPPHVRLPAHVSLLEPSARRHDANVVDLLGAITVAAAHHANTYVAEPGPDEPALSGDRPARSAAPPVDELGPTLVDAVRRRDGLPRIAQAVAAPAVRQTGVLESETAMLRECVAEIQDSVLTAYPNHDPAAVGDWMLLAAIEALIDGHEYLANYHLAWFDAVSHRMSS; encoded by the coding sequence ATGGCCGGCGCATCGGCAGCGTCCGCGGCAGCAGGCGCGACCGCCGGCACGGTGTCCGCCCGGACGGCCGAACAACAGCGGTTACAGCGGCTTGTCGATGCGGTGGCCCGTCAGGAGCCGCGGCTATCGTGGGCGGCGGGATTGCGCGACGACGGCACCACGACACTGCTGGTCACCGACCTCGCGGGCGGGTGGATTCCGCCGCACGTCCGGTTGCCCGCCCACGTGAGCCTGCTTGAGCCGTCGGCACGACGCCATGACGCCAACGTGGTGGATTTGCTCGGCGCCATCACGGTCGCGGCTGCCCACCACGCCAACACGTATGTGGCCGAGCCAGGCCCCGACGAACCCGCACTGAGCGGCGATCGGCCTGCCCGCTCCGCCGCGCCTCCAGTCGACGAGCTCGGGCCCACCCTGGTTGACGCCGTGCGTCGCCGGGACGGCCTTCCTCGTATCGCACAAGCCGTCGCGGCCCCCGCGGTGCGACAAACGGGCGTCCTCGAGAGCGAGACCGCGATGCTGCGTGAATGTGTAGCGGAAATTCAGGACTCCGTGCTGACTGCTTATCCCAACCACGACCCAGCGGCTGTCGGGGATTGGATGCTTCTAGCGGCCATCGAGGCGCTGATTGACGGACACGAATACCTCGCGAACTATCACCTCGCGTGGTTTGACGCCGTAAGCCACCGGATGAGTTCGTAG
- a CDS encoding transglycosylase SLT domain-containing protein, protein MTDPLRVQAVAALSRAHNLFRLATAGDGIGDAPARTQTHAEALTRGGVGLPDAAAARSGASITRLTRLAHADRTLGQVISAARADHVRGHLATRATLDAALTDTTPAVDTPMGRREAAARMAARLRAQHRHVAGSRRRARMLARRLRRLHYLRGRQMHNTQAGGRAAVLAAIRKALDIKGIHDPAARARWERGMDLVARRESNYNANAVNDWDSNAARGTPSKGAWQFIAPTFAAYHQPGTSRDIHNLVAQACAFINYAMGRYGVAVDASNLADRIQQADPHRAPKGY, encoded by the coding sequence GTGACCGATCCCCTCAGAGTGCAAGCGGTCGCGGCGCTGTCGCGCGCCCACAATCTGTTCCGCCTAGCCACCGCCGGCGACGGTATCGGCGACGCACCGGCGCGGACGCAGACACACGCCGAGGCGCTGACGCGCGGCGGCGTAGGGCTACCCGACGCCGCGGCAGCACGGTCGGGCGCCTCGATAACGCGTCTAACCCGGCTGGCCCACGCTGACCGGACGCTGGGACAGGTGATCTCCGCGGCGCGCGCCGATCACGTCCGCGGCCACCTGGCGACGCGGGCAACCTTGGACGCCGCCTTGACCGACACGACCCCGGCCGTCGATACCCCCATGGGCCGCCGCGAGGCCGCCGCCCGGATGGCGGCGCGGCTGCGGGCTCAACACCGACATGTCGCCGGATCACGCCGCCGGGCAAGGATGCTCGCGCGCAGGCTGCGACGCTTGCACTACCTACGAGGGCGGCAGATGCACAACACTCAGGCCGGCGGACGCGCCGCGGTGCTGGCCGCAATCCGTAAAGCGTTGGACATCAAAGGTATTCATGACCCGGCAGCGCGCGCTCGCTGGGAACGCGGCATGGACCTGGTGGCCCGGCGCGAGTCCAACTACAACGCAAACGCGGTCAACGACTGGGACTCCAACGCGGCGCGGGGCACACCGAGCAAGGGCGCCTGGCAATTCATCGCGCCGACGTTCGCGGCGTATCACCAGCCGGGAACCTCGCGCGACATTCACAATCTGGTGGCTCAGGCGTGCGCGTTCATCAACTACGCGATGGGCCGCTACGGGGTGGCCGTCGACGCGTCGAATCTAGCCGATCGGATTCAGCAGGCCGATCCCCACCGAGCACCCAAGGGGTACTGA